One window from the genome of Xenorhabdus bovienii SS-2004 encodes:
- the gloA gene encoding lactoylglutathione lyase: MRLLHTMIRVGNMQRSIDFYTQVMGMRLLRTSENPEYKYSLAFVGYTDESQGAVIELTYNWDVESYEMGTAFGHIALGVDDVAATCERIKLSGGNVTREAGPVKGGTTVIAFVEDPDGYKIELIENQSGSSALGN, encoded by the coding sequence ATGCGTTTACTCCATACCATGATCCGTGTTGGCAACATGCAGCGCTCGATTGATTTCTATACTCAAGTGATGGGTATGCGTCTACTTCGCACCAGCGAAAATCCAGAGTATAAATATTCCCTCGCTTTTGTCGGTTATACCGATGAAAGCCAAGGTGCAGTCATTGAGTTAACCTATAATTGGGATGTTGAAAGCTACGAAATGGGAACCGCATTTGGGCATATTGCCTTGGGTGTGGACGATGTTGCGGCAACTTGTGAGCGCATCAAGCTCTCTGGTGGAAATGTGACTCGCGAGGCTGGACCTGTCAAAGGCGGAACAACAGTCATCGCGTTTGTTGAAGATCCCGATGGCTATAAAATCGAATTAATCGAAAACCAAAGCGGCAGTAGTGCATTAGGAAATTAA
- the rnt gene encoding ribonuclease T has product MSNKKDQNMLSGRFRGYYPVVIDVETGGFNAQTDALLEIAAITLKMDEEGWLMPADTLHFHIDPFEGANLDPAALAFTGIDPTNPLRGAVSEYTALHAIFKMIRKGMKDNNCNRAIIVAHNASFDHNFVMAAAERSGLKRNPFHPFATFDTAALSGLVLGQTILAKACITAEIPFDSNQAHSALYDTDRTALLFCELVNRWKRLGGWPLPSPNNES; this is encoded by the coding sequence ATGTCTAATAAAAAAGATCAAAACATGCTAAGTGGACGTTTTCGTGGCTACTATCCTGTTGTCATTGATGTAGAAACCGGTGGTTTTAATGCACAGACAGATGCTTTACTTGAAATCGCAGCAATTACTTTAAAGATGGATGAAGAGGGTTGGCTGATGCCAGCTGACACACTGCATTTTCATATTGACCCCTTTGAAGGCGCTAACCTTGACCCAGCAGCGCTGGCATTCACAGGGATTGATCCGACCAATCCATTGCGGGGAGCAGTCAGTGAATACACCGCATTACATGCCATTTTCAAAATGATCCGCAAAGGTATGAAAGACAATAATTGCAACCGCGCGATTATAGTCGCCCATAATGCCAGTTTTGATCACAACTTTGTCATGGCAGCAGCAGAGCGTTCTGGTTTGAAACGTAACCCATTTCACCCTTTCGCCACTTTTGATACCGCAGCTCTGAGTGGTTTGGTGCTCGGCCAAACAATCCTGGCCAAAGCCTGTATCACAGCGGAAATACCATTTGACAGCAATCAGGCTCATAGCGCGCTGTATGATACAGACCGGACTGCCCTGCTGTTCTGTGAACTCGTTAACCGCTGGAAACGACTAGGCGGCTGGCCATTACCTTCCCCAAATAACGAATCCTGA
- a CDS encoding Grx4 family monothiol glutaredoxin codes for MSIEKNERPVEETTTIGKIERQIKENPILLYMKGSPKLPNCGFSAQAVQALSACGERFAYVDILQNPDIRAELPKYANWPTFPQLWVDGELVGGCDILIEMYQSGELQALIKDTADKYREQAGCDSE; via the coding sequence ATGAGTATTGAGAAAAACGAACGCCCGGTTGAAGAAACAACGACTATTGGAAAAATAGAACGCCAGATCAAAGAAAATCCAATCTTGCTGTACATGAAAGGTTCCCCAAAGCTGCCAAACTGTGGTTTCTCTGCTCAGGCGGTTCAGGCGCTGTCTGCCTGTGGTGAACGTTTTGCTTACGTAGATATCCTGCAAAATCCTGATATCCGTGCAGAATTGCCTAAATATGCAAACTGGCCGACATTTCCTCAGCTTTGGGTAGATGGTGAGTTGGTAGGTGGTTGTGACATTCTCATTGAAATGTATCAGAGTGGTGAATTACAAGCGTTGATCAAAGATACTGCTGACAAGTACCGTGAACAGGCAGGCTGCGATAGCGAATAA
- the sodB gene encoding superoxide dismutase [Fe], producing the protein MSFELPALPYAKNALEPHISAETLEYHYGKHHNAYVVNLNNLVKDTEFAGKSLEEIIKTSEGGIFNNAAQVWNHTFYWNSLSPNGGGEPTGKVADAINSAFGSFTEFKQQFTDAALKNFGSGWTWLVKKADGSVAIVNTSNAATPLTGKDKPVLTVDVWEHAYYIDYRNARPQYLEHFWALVNWKFVEENLA; encoded by the coding sequence ATGTCTTTTGAATTACCAGCATTACCTTATGCCAAAAATGCCCTGGAACCACACATTTCAGCCGAAACTCTGGAATATCATTACGGCAAACATCATAACGCCTACGTTGTGAACCTGAACAATCTGGTTAAAGATACCGAATTTGCCGGAAAATCACTGGAAGAAATCATCAAAACATCCGAAGGCGGCATCTTCAATAACGCAGCACAAGTCTGGAATCACACTTTCTACTGGAATAGCCTGTCACCAAACGGGGGTGGTGAACCAACTGGAAAAGTTGCAGACGCTATTAACAGTGCTTTCGGCTCTTTTACTGAGTTCAAACAGCAGTTTACTGATGCTGCACTGAAAAATTTTGGTTCGGGTTGGACATGGCTGGTCAAGAAAGCTGATGGTAGCGTGGCTATCGTCAATACTTCCAATGCCGCAACTCCATTGACTGGTAAAGATAAACCTGTACTGACAGTTGATGTTTGGGAACACGCATATTACATCGATTACCGTAATGCGCGCCCTCAATATCTGGAGCATTTCTGGGCTCTGGTCAACTGGAAATTTGTTGAAGAAAATCTGGCTTAA
- the purR gene encoding HTH-type transcriptional repressor PurR, whose protein sequence is MATIKDVAKRAGVSTTTVSHVINKTRFVAEDTKIAVWAAIKELNYSPSAVARSLKVNHTKSIGLLATSSEAPYFAEIIESVENSCYSKGYTLILCNSHNNLDKQKAYLAMLAQKRVDGLLVMCSEYPEQLLGMLEDYRNIPMVVMDWGESRGDFTDAIIDNAFHGGYLAGRYLIERGHRDIASIPGPLARNTGGGRHQGFLKALKEANIDIRNEWIVQGDFEPESGYQAMYQILNQKHRPTAVFCGGDVMAMGAICAADELGLRVPQDISIIGYDNIRNARYFTPALTTIHQPKERLGQMAFSMLLDRIINKRENVQTIEVHPRLVERRSVTDGPFIDYRR, encoded by the coding sequence ATGGCAACGATTAAAGATGTGGCTAAACGCGCTGGTGTTTCGACCACAACCGTATCCCATGTTATCAATAAAACCCGTTTCGTCGCCGAAGATACAAAAATCGCAGTTTGGGCTGCCATAAAAGAATTAAACTATTCTCCCAGCGCCGTTGCTCGTAGTTTGAAGGTTAACCACACCAAATCCATCGGATTACTGGCAACTTCAAGTGAGGCACCTTATTTTGCCGAAATCATAGAATCCGTTGAAAATAGTTGCTATAGCAAAGGCTATACGTTGATTTTGTGCAATTCTCACAACAATCTCGACAAGCAGAAAGCTTATCTCGCAATGCTCGCTCAAAAGCGTGTGGATGGTTTACTGGTAATGTGTTCAGAATATCCTGAACAACTTTTGGGTATGCTAGAAGATTATCGCAATATTCCCATGGTGGTCATGGACTGGGGTGAATCTAGAGGAGATTTCACCGATGCGATTATCGATAACGCTTTCCATGGTGGTTATTTGGCCGGCCGCTATCTTATTGAACGCGGTCACCGTGATATTGCTTCCATTCCTGGACCATTAGCAAGAAATACAGGTGGCGGGCGTCATCAAGGTTTTCTCAAGGCACTGAAAGAGGCAAATATTGACATTCGGAATGAATGGATTGTGCAGGGCGATTTTGAGCCTGAATCTGGCTATCAAGCTATGTATCAGATCCTGAATCAGAAACATCGCCCCACAGCCGTTTTCTGTGGTGGCGATGTGATGGCAATGGGTGCAATCTGTGCAGCCGATGAGCTAGGTTTACGTGTCCCTCAAGATATTTCCATCATTGGTTATGACAATATTCGCAATGCACGCTACTTCACGCCAGCGCTGACAACCATCCACCAGCCCAAAGAACGCTTGGGACAGATGGCCTTCTCGATGTTACTGGACAGGATCATCAATAAACGTGAAAATGTACAAACTATCGAAGTGCATCCGCGTCTTGTTGAGCGTCGATCTGTTACAGATGGGCCTTTCATCGATTATCGCCGTTGA
- the punR gene encoding DNA-binding transcriptional activator PunR has translation MWSEYSLEVVDAVARTGSFSAAASELHRVPSAISYTVKQLEEWLAVPLFERRHRDVELTEAGGIFVKEARSVIKKMHHTRHQCQQVANGWRGQFSIAVDQVVKPERTLQLILDFYRHFPDIELLIYPEVFNGVWDALVDGRVDVAIGATRASPVGERYSFRDMGFMPWLCVASPAHELVSIAEKLHDDQMRAYSSLCLEDTSRSLPKRDTWALDNQRRLIVPDWDIGLACLMDGLCVGMVPKHRALPLIRRGKLIALELEQPLPDSPCCLAWSQKSHSPALSWLLDYLGDSETLNAEWLQED, from the coding sequence ATGTGGTCTGAATACTCGCTGGAAGTTGTTGATGCTGTAGCCAGAACAGGAAGTTTCAGTGCAGCTGCATCAGAACTTCATCGTGTCCCTTCTGCTATCAGCTATACGGTAAAACAACTCGAAGAATGGTTGGCTGTACCTTTATTTGAGCGTCGTCACCGTGATGTAGAATTAACGGAAGCGGGAGGTATTTTTGTTAAAGAAGCTCGTTCTGTTATCAAAAAAATGCATCACACTCGCCATCAATGTCAGCAGGTGGCTAATGGTTGGAGAGGGCAGTTCAGCATTGCCGTTGATCAAGTTGTAAAACCTGAACGAACGCTCCAACTTATTCTGGATTTTTACCGGCATTTTCCAGATATTGAGTTGCTTATCTATCCTGAAGTTTTTAATGGTGTGTGGGATGCACTGGTAGATGGACGGGTTGATGTCGCCATTGGTGCCACCCGCGCTTCTCCGGTCGGAGAACGATACAGTTTCAGGGATATGGGGTTTATGCCGTGGTTATGCGTTGCTAGCCCTGCACATGAACTGGTTTCGATAGCAGAAAAATTGCATGACGACCAGATGCGAGCTTATTCCAGTTTATGCCTGGAAGATACTTCTCGCAGCCTGCCCAAGCGTGATACATGGGCTTTGGATAATCAACGGCGATTGATTGTGCCTGATTGGGATATTGGGTTGGCTTGCCTGATGGATGGTCTATGTGTAGGAATGGTGCCCAAGCATCGTGCATTACCACTTATCCGCCGCGGAAAATTGATCGCACTTGAGCTTGAACAACCATTGCCTGATAGCCCATGTTGCTTGGCATGGTCGCAAAAAAGCCATTCACCAGCATTAAGCTGGTTGCTTGATTATCTTGGAGATAGTGAAACACTTAATGCTGAATGGTTGCAGGAGGACTGA
- the punC gene encoding purine nucleoside transporter PunC has product MTTNKNSISFMFYLAGLSMLGYLAIDMYLPAFGVMKTELNTSESAISASLSIFLGGFAFAQLLWGQLSDRLGRKPVLIIGLSLFSISCLGMLWITDSTQLLVLRFLQAVGVCSAAVCWQALVVDRYDPERTKRVFAMIMPLVALSPALAPLVGAWLLSHVGWKIIFLVLMAVTLLLLIPTFFLTNKHKAIDTDSDKKGVSFFTLLKSPIFSGNVLIYAACSAGFFAWLTGSPTILADMGYDPTDIGLSYIPQTLAFMVGGYGCRILLEKTKSETVFPFLLAGYAVSMVIIYLISQFYEPSFMAILIPFCFMAAMNGASYPIAVANALSVYPKNSGKAAALQNALQLGFCFVASLIVSVFMKNPLLSTTTVMVSTVALMAIGYWLQKQKYDKKD; this is encoded by the coding sequence ATGACAACAAATAAAAATTCCATTTCATTCATGTTTTATCTCGCTGGCCTGAGTATGCTCGGCTATTTGGCTATTGATATGTATCTACCTGCTTTTGGAGTAATGAAAACAGAGTTAAATACATCAGAAAGTGCTATCAGTGCGAGTCTCAGCATTTTTCTTGGCGGTTTTGCCTTTGCTCAGTTGTTATGGGGGCAACTGTCTGACCGATTAGGAAGAAAGCCTGTTCTTATTATCGGCTTATCTCTGTTTTCCATTAGCTGTCTAGGTATGCTCTGGATAACTGATTCCACTCAACTGCTTGTATTGAGATTTCTTCAAGCGGTTGGAGTCTGCTCTGCGGCAGTTTGCTGGCAGGCTTTAGTTGTCGATCGGTATGATCCTGAACGTACTAAACGTGTTTTTGCCATGATAATGCCTCTGGTTGCCCTTTCCCCTGCACTCGCTCCTTTGGTCGGTGCATGGCTATTGTCACACGTTGGCTGGAAAATCATTTTCCTTGTCTTGATGGCTGTAACACTTTTACTGCTGATACCCACATTTTTCCTGACCAATAAACACAAAGCTATCGATACCGACTCTGATAAAAAGGGAGTTTCTTTCTTTACCTTATTGAAATCCCCAATATTCAGTGGAAATGTACTAATTTATGCTGCTTGCAGTGCTGGTTTTTTTGCTTGGCTAACTGGCTCACCAACAATTCTGGCCGATATGGGTTATGATCCTACAGATATCGGCTTGAGTTATATTCCTCAGACTCTGGCATTTATGGTCGGTGGATATGGTTGCCGTATTCTTTTGGAAAAAACCAAAAGTGAGACGGTATTTCCATTCTTACTGGCAGGTTATGCCGTCAGCATGGTGATCATTTATTTAATTTCCCAATTCTATGAACCTTCATTTATGGCTATTCTCATCCCTTTCTGCTTTATGGCAGCAATGAATGGTGCTTCTTATCCTATTGCTGTAGCAAATGCACTCTCTGTTTACCCTAAAAACAGTGGGAAGGCAGCAGCATTGCAGAATGCCCTGCAATTAGGGTTCTGTTTTGTCGCAAGCCTGATAGTCTCTGTATTCATGAAAAACCCTCTTTTATCTACCACAACAGTGATGGTTTCTACTGTTGCTCTGATGGCAATAGGGTATTGGTTGCAAAAGCAAAAATATGACAAGAAAGATTAA
- the cfa gene encoding cyclopropane fatty acyl phospholipid synthase — translation MSSSCIEDKKIITDPWHRIASELLQEADIEINGKRPFDIHVKNPNFYKRVLKEGSLGLGESYMDGWWDCERLDVFFHKILRAGLEYRIPKNAKDILKIITARIFNLQSPKRAWVVGEEHYDLGNDLFTRMLDPHMQYSCGYWKDSNTLEEAQTSKLRLICEKLQLSSGMTLLDIGCGWGGLAAYAAKNYGVSVTGVTISAEQQKYAQERCKDMDVKVILEDYRNLNFQFDRIVSVGMFEHVGPKNYASYFNIVRKNLKPDGLFLLHTIGSNRDKLNVDSWVNKYIFPNGCLPSVAKIAKASNGKLVMEDWHNFGADYDRTLMSWYEHFTASWSEIEHNYSPRFKRMFSYYLNACAGAFRARDIQLWQIMFSPRGIENGLRVPR, via the coding sequence ATGAGTTCATCTTGCATTGAAGATAAAAAAATAATTACTGATCCGTGGCATAGAATCGCCAGTGAGTTGCTTCAAGAAGCTGATATTGAGATCAACGGCAAGCGCCCTTTCGATATACATGTCAAAAATCCAAATTTTTATAAAAGAGTGTTAAAAGAAGGCTCCCTTGGGCTGGGTGAAAGCTATATGGATGGCTGGTGGGATTGTGAACGTTTGGATGTATTCTTTCATAAAATACTGCGAGCTGGTCTGGAGTACCGCATTCCCAAAAATGCCAAGGATATTCTGAAAATCATTACCGCTCGCATATTTAACCTACAATCACCCAAAAGAGCCTGGGTTGTAGGGGAAGAACACTATGATTTAGGTAACGATCTTTTTACTCGCATGCTCGACCCTCACATGCAGTACTCATGTGGTTACTGGAAAGATTCAAACACACTAGAAGAAGCCCAAACCAGTAAACTCCGCCTGATTTGCGAAAAACTACAATTATCTTCAGGTATGACACTATTGGATATCGGATGTGGATGGGGTGGTCTGGCTGCCTATGCCGCAAAAAACTATGGTGTATCCGTCACTGGCGTTACTATTTCCGCAGAGCAACAGAAATATGCTCAGGAACGCTGTAAGGATATGGATGTGAAAGTCATCCTTGAAGATTATCGCAATTTGAACTTTCAGTTTGATAGGATTGTCTCTGTCGGTATGTTTGAACACGTTGGCCCTAAAAATTATGCTAGTTATTTCAATATCGTGCGCAAAAATCTGAAGCCTGATGGCCTGTTCCTGCTTCATACTATCGGCTCTAATCGTGATAAATTGAACGTCGATTCATGGGTGAACAAGTATATTTTTCCCAATGGTTGCCTACCTTCGGTTGCAAAGATAGCCAAAGCCAGTAATGGAAAATTAGTCATGGAAGACTGGCACAACTTTGGGGCGGATTATGACCGTACGTTGATGTCATGGTATGAACATTTCACCGCAAGCTGGAGCGAGATAGAACATAATTACAGCCCACGCTTTAAACGGATGTTCAGTTATTACTTAAATGCTTGTGCAGGTGCATTCCGTGCCAGAGACATTCAACTGTGGCAAATTATGTTTAGTCCACGAGGAATTGAAAACGGCCTGAGAGTTCCTCGGTAA
- a CDS encoding riboflavin synthase, producing the protein MFTGIIQGKAPIVAIDEKAHFRTHIVKFPAELLPGIETGASVSHNGCCLTVTNIDSNLISFDLMKETLRLTNLGDLNVGDLVNLERAAKFGDEIGGHLMSGHVITMAEIAKIFTSENNHEIWFRIHDKQLMKYILHKGFIGIDGISLTIGDVVNNRFCVHLIPETLGRTTLGKKRLGQKVNIEIDPQTQAIVDTVERVMAQKEQEKVLSQTEEEE; encoded by the coding sequence ATGTTTACAGGCATCATTCAGGGAAAAGCGCCGATAGTTGCGATTGATGAAAAAGCGCATTTTCGAACTCATATTGTTAAGTTTCCGGCTGAATTATTACCCGGAATTGAAACGGGAGCCTCCGTTTCCCACAATGGTTGTTGCCTGACAGTGACCAATATCGATAGCAATCTGATTAGTTTTGATTTGATGAAAGAGACGCTGCGCTTGACTAATCTCGGTGATCTTAACGTAGGTGACTTAGTTAACCTGGAAAGAGCAGCAAAATTTGGTGATGAAATTGGCGGGCATCTGATGTCCGGTCATGTTATTACGATGGCTGAAATTGCCAAAATTTTCACTTCAGAAAATAACCATGAAATTTGGTTCCGCATTCATGATAAGCAGTTGATGAAATATATTCTGCACAAAGGATTTATTGGTATTGATGGGATTAGTCTGACGATTGGAGATGTTGTGAATAACCGATTCTGTGTTCACTTGATCCCCGAAACACTGGGACGTACGACACTGGGTAAAAAACGCCTTGGGCAGAAAGTCAATATTGAGATTGACCCACAGACACAGGCAATCGTAGATACCGTTGAACGGGTTATGGCGCAGAAAGAACAAGAAAAAGTATTGTCACAGACGGAAGAAGAAGAATAA
- a CDS encoding MATE family efflux transporter codes for MQKYLNEARSLLALGIPIIIAQFSQTAMGFVDTVMAGKAGAVEMSAVAVGTSIWLPTILFGQGLLMALTPIVAHMNGSGQRKNVAVQIQQGFWLATFLSILVIAVLYNCRFIIEAQHNVDPVLAQKAINFIHAIMWGAPGYLFYQTLRGQCEGLSKTKPAMIIGIVGLLVNIPVNYIFIYGKFGAPELGGVGCGVATATVYWVMFLLLLAYVKHTPSQKDIHTFDNFTGPNWRTQKHIVLLGLPIALALFFEVTLFAVVSLLVSPLGVAAVAGHQIALNFSSMMFMFPLSFGIAATIRVGYNLGKKSTEGAKISAYTSLAVGLMIACMTAAFTTLFREPIALMYNDNYEVVTLASHLMLFAAIYQISDSVQVIGSGVLRGYKDTRSVFFITFIAYWILGLPSGYILALTHYVTEPMGPQGFWIGFIIGLTAAAVMVGLRILWLQKQPTHFVLERSAH; via the coding sequence GTGCAGAAATACTTAAATGAAGCGCGTAGTTTGCTCGCTCTGGGGATCCCAATCATCATCGCACAATTTTCACAAACTGCGATGGGTTTCGTCGATACAGTCATGGCTGGTAAAGCGGGTGCTGTCGAAATGTCTGCAGTTGCCGTCGGTACGTCAATCTGGTTACCAACTATTTTATTTGGTCAGGGTTTACTGATGGCCCTAACGCCGATTGTGGCACACATGAACGGTTCTGGTCAGCGAAAAAATGTGGCAGTTCAGATCCAACAAGGCTTCTGGCTGGCAACTTTTCTCTCTATTTTAGTTATAGCTGTTTTGTATAACTGCCGATTCATTATAGAGGCACAACACAATGTTGATCCTGTGTTGGCACAAAAAGCAATAAACTTTATCCATGCCATTATGTGGGGTGCTCCTGGCTATCTGTTCTATCAGACCCTACGCGGGCAGTGTGAAGGATTGTCGAAAACCAAACCCGCAATGATTATCGGCATTGTGGGATTACTGGTTAACATTCCTGTCAATTATATTTTCATTTACGGTAAATTTGGCGCACCAGAATTAGGCGGTGTGGGCTGTGGTGTTGCGACGGCCACGGTCTATTGGGTCATGTTCCTGTTACTACTTGCGTATGTAAAACACACGCCTTCACAGAAAGATATCCATACGTTCGATAATTTTACCGGCCCTAATTGGCGTACACAAAAACATATTGTGTTACTTGGCTTACCTATCGCACTGGCCCTGTTCTTTGAAGTCACACTTTTTGCTGTTGTTTCTCTGTTGGTATCTCCTCTCGGAGTCGCTGCCGTTGCTGGACATCAGATCGCACTCAATTTCAGTTCCATGATGTTTATGTTTCCCCTGTCATTTGGGATCGCAGCAACCATCCGCGTGGGCTATAACCTTGGAAAAAAATCGACTGAAGGTGCCAAAATTTCAGCTTACACAAGTCTTGCTGTCGGTTTGATGATAGCCTGTATGACCGCGGCTTTTACAACTTTGTTCCGCGAACCGATCGCACTTATGTATAACGATAACTATGAAGTTGTCACTCTTGCATCCCATTTGATGCTGTTTGCAGCCATTTATCAGATTTCTGATTCAGTTCAGGTTATTGGTTCCGGTGTATTGCGAGGATATAAAGATACGCGTTCCGTCTTCTTTATCACCTTTATTGCTTATTGGATCTTAGGACTACCTAGTGGTTACATTCTGGCGCTAACCCATTATGTCACTGAACCAATGGGGCCACAGGGTTTCTGGATTGGGTTTATTATCGGCTTAACCGCAGCCGCGGTCATGGTAGGTCTCCGAATTTTGTGGTTACAAAAGCAACCAACTCACTTTGTTCTGGAACGCTCTGCTCATTAA
- the pykF gene encoding pyruvate kinase PykF, translating to MKKTKIVCTIGPKTESETKLTELLNAGMNVMRLNFSHGDYEEHGQRIKNLRAVTAKTGKKAAILLDTKGPEIRTIKLEGGNDVSLTAGQTFTFTTDKSVVGNQECVAVTYAGLPADLKPGNTILVDDGLIAMTVKNITETEVICEVLNNGDLGENKGVNLPNVAINLPALAEKDKQDLIFGCEQGVDFVAASFIRKRSDVLEIRDHLKAHGGEHIQIISKIENQEGLNNFDEIMEASDGIMVARGDLGVEIPVEEVIFAQKMMIEKCNAARKVVITATQMLDSMIKNPRPTRAEAGDVANAILDGTDAVMLSGESAKGKYPIEAVSIMATICERTDRIMNSRIENIKTQKLRVTEAICRGAVEIAEKLEAPLIVVATYGGKSARSIRKYFPNAPILALTTNEITARQLLLVKGVSTQIVKEIASTDDFYRIGKEAALASGIANKGDAVVMISGALVPSGTTNTSSVHVL from the coding sequence ATGAAAAAAACCAAAATTGTTTGTACTATCGGGCCAAAAACAGAATCCGAAACAAAACTGACCGAATTGCTTAATGCAGGCATGAATGTCATGCGCCTAAATTTTTCTCACGGTGACTACGAAGAACATGGCCAACGTATTAAAAACCTTCGTGCAGTCACTGCGAAAACAGGCAAAAAAGCAGCTATCCTACTGGATACCAAAGGCCCTGAAATTCGTACCATAAAGCTGGAAGGTGGTAATGATGTCTCTCTCACTGCGGGTCAGACTTTCACTTTTACAACTGATAAATCGGTTGTTGGTAATCAAGAATGTGTCGCCGTCACTTATGCTGGTCTGCCAGCAGACCTGAAACCGGGTAATACCATTTTGGTTGATGATGGTTTGATCGCCATGACAGTAAAAAACATCACCGAGACTGAAGTCATCTGTGAGGTATTGAACAACGGTGATTTAGGCGAAAACAAAGGCGTCAATCTGCCAAATGTCGCCATCAACTTGCCTGCACTGGCAGAAAAAGATAAACAGGATCTTATTTTCGGTTGCGAGCAAGGTGTTGATTTCGTCGCAGCATCTTTCATCCGTAAGCGTTCTGATGTACTGGAAATCCGTGATCACCTGAAAGCTCACGGTGGAGAGCACATCCAAATCATCTCCAAAATTGAAAATCAGGAAGGCCTGAATAATTTTGATGAAATTATGGAAGCTTCAGACGGTATCATGGTTGCCCGTGGTGATTTGGGTGTTGAGATCCCAGTAGAAGAAGTTATCTTCGCTCAGAAGATGATGATCGAAAAATGTAATGCAGCACGCAAAGTTGTCATCACTGCAACCCAAATGCTGGATTCCATGATCAAAAATCCACGCCCTACCCGCGCTGAAGCAGGTGACGTTGCCAATGCTATCTTGGATGGCACTGATGCCGTGATGCTTTCCGGTGAAAGTGCAAAAGGGAAATACCCTATCGAAGCGGTTTCTATCATGGCAACCATCTGTGAACGTACAGATCGCATCATGAACAGCAGAATTGAAAATATCAAAACCCAGAAGCTGCGCGTTACTGAAGCAATCTGCCGTGGTGCAGTTGAAATTGCAGAAAAACTGGAAGCCCCCCTGATTGTCGTTGCAACCTATGGTGGAAAATCTGCAAGATCTATCCGTAAATATTTCCCTAACGCGCCTATTCTCGCTCTGACTACCAATGAAATCACTGCCCGACAATTGCTGTTGGTCAAAGGTGTTTCCACACAAATTGTCAAAGAAATCGCCTCTACCGATGATTTCTATCGGATTGGTAAAGAAGCAGCACTGGCAAGTGGTATCGCCAATAAAGGTGATGCCGTTGTAATGATATCTGGTGCGTTAGTACCAAGTGGTACAACAAATACTTCTTCAGTCCACGTTCTATAA
- a CDS encoding major outer membrane lipoprotein, which produces MNRTKVIFGAVILASTLLAGCSNATKVEQLATQVNTLGSKVDQLRNDLSAVHSDVQSAKEEAARANKRLDNQVRSYKK; this is translated from the coding sequence ATGAATCGTACTAAAGTTATATTTGGTGCAGTAATTTTGGCTTCCACTCTGTTAGCAGGTTGTTCAAACGCGACTAAAGTTGAACAACTTGCCACTCAGGTTAACACTCTGGGTTCTAAAGTTGACCAATTGAGAAATGACCTCAGCGCTGTTCACTCTGATGTTCAGTCAGCCAAAGAGGAAGCAGCTCGTGCGAATAAGCGCCTTGATAATCAAGTGCGTTCCTACAAGAAGTAA